The following proteins are encoded in a genomic region of Fusarium keratoplasticum isolate Fu6.1 chromosome 9, whole genome shotgun sequence:
- a CDS encoding Zn(2)-C6 fungal-type domain-containing protein yields the protein MTRRTDCEPRVRRSCERCRQKKIKCPAEKPGCSHCHLANSPCVYLPRNHVSHGGRRAQNKTLRPRKAYDNSSPSPSNSSHHQDAEPFTGALSTQGLAPRQRPTSSPASQQMASLTATGPSTWSPGNPEPPLELLHDFVAVYREKLYFQPLPLFDPHRLQSKISSFPHYLRWSFLALALHYTSHSFYYGLESKAIEYYATSARSIVVDMAADGVPKLEVLQALCLLSLCEQIAGKSARSWMTIGIASRLEAFRLSNLRANSDSRHTDDATSRCHWSIVILESAFSPHMNTLAEASRAPSYPKSVPVPPPLHPLNSMKSYCPDLTDAYEGNIHDAGITACCLGYVCLWGSIISYLRDIRDGAMEYPWLTTSRHNQLTVKLYELENHTSHRHLIRNAPFPDQPPSSLNEHREYWAPWVLMQITMHASHAALNHPFVQLVALRRAGRKFQPRSFLQKTVDQALFHSEWVSRLVQMCEDRSFEVNDPLIGQAVAACVSILWIFQFARDRKVSDKAKENIGTCEAFLSRLSHNWPHIAKKVEILQRLNSKASQAPQAVENDESIGSTICFEPEMIWELLDPTMSGSSFTTCNSTSERQGSSHGSSATIQVATKFIHPIDDKEENPPPAPNTVHNFFDLGDVYGEPFLDQFFSDSLLVNIQ from the exons ATGACAAGGCGAACCGATTGTGAACCCCGTGTGAGACGATCCTGCGAACGCTGTCG TCAAAAGAAGATTAAATGCCCCGCAGAAAAGCCTGGGTGCTCCCATTGCCATCTTGCTAATTCACCTTGCGTCTACCTCCCCCGGAACCATGTGAGCCATGGAGGCCGAAGAGCCCAAAACAAGACCTT AAGACCCCGAAAGGCTTATGACAACAGCTCCCCAAGCCCATCCAACAGCtcacatcaccaagatgCAGA GCCATTTACAGGCGCCCTGAGCACCCAGGGGCTTGCTCCTCGGCAAAGGCCAACCAGTTCACCGGCTTCTCAACAAATGGCTTCATTAACGGCGACAGGCCCATCTACATG GTCTCCGGGAAACCCCGAGCCTCCTCTAGAGTTACTCCACGACTTTGTCGCCGTCTACCGCGAGAAGCTCTACTTCCAGCCTCTCCCACTTTTCGATCCACACCGTCTCCAGTCAAAGATCTCTTCATTCCCTCATTATCTGCGATGGAGCttccttgctcttgctctGCACTATACCAGCCACAGCTTTTACTATGGCCTGGAGTCAAAGGCCATTGAGTATTATGCTACTTCAGCCAGGAGCATCGTAGTGGACATGGCTGCCGATGGTGTCCCCAAGTTGGAAGTACTGCAGGCTCTCTGCCTGCTTTCATTATGTGAACAAATAG CTGGAAAGTCAGCCCGTTCGTGGATGACTATTGGCATCGCATCAAGGCTTGAAGCCTTCCGACTTTCAAACTTGAGAGCAAACTCAGACTCACGACATACCGACGATGCTACCTCAAGATGCCATTGGAGCATCGTGATCCTGGAGAGCGCCTTTTCTCCTCATATGAACACTCTGGCCGAAGCATCTCGCGCACCGAGTTACCCCAAGAGCGTTCCCGTTCCTCCGCCGTTACACCCATTAAACAGCATGAAGAGCTACTGCCCCGATTTGACGGATGCCTACGAGGGAAATATTCACGACGCCGGTATTACTGCATGCTGTCTGGGTTATGTCTGTCTCTGGGGCAGCATCATCTCATACCTACGAGATATCCGAGACGGGGCAATGGAGTACCCCTGGTTAACCACATCGAGACACAACCAGCTCACAGTCAAGCTCTACGAGCTCGAAAATCACACTTCACACAGGCATCTTATAAGAAATGCGCCCTTCCCGGACCAACCACCTTCCAGCCTCAACGAACATCGAGAATATTGGGCACCATGGGTCTTGATGCAAATCACGATGCATGCTTCTCATGCCGCCCTCAATCACCCATTTGTTCAACTCGTCGCCCTTCGAAGAGCAGGACGCAAATTCCAACCTCGCTCATTCCTGCAAAAGACGGTTGACCAGGCACTGTTTCACTCGGAATGGGTCTCCCGACTAGTGCAGATGTGCGAAGATCGCTCCTTTGAGGTTAATGATCCTCTGATCGGACAAGCCGTCGCCGCATGCGTCTCCATACTCTGGATTTTCCAGTTTGCACGAGACCGCAAGGTGTCTGATAAGGCTAAAGAAAATATTGGCACGTGTGAGGCGTTTCTCTCTCGACTGTCACACAATTGGCCTCATATAGCAAAAAAG GTCGAGATCCTCCAAAGACTCAACTCTAAGGCCTCTCAAGCACCACAAGCAGTAGAAAACGATGAGTCGATAGGTTCCACGATCTGCTTTGAGCCCGAGATGATATGGGAGCTGCTCGACCCCACAATGTCAGGATCCAGTTTCACCACTTGCAACAGCACTTCAGAACGGCAAGGATCAAGCCATGGCTCGAGTGCCACTATCCAGGTGGCGACAAAGTTCATCCATCCTATCGatgacaaggaggagaaccCGCCGCCTGCTCCCAATACGGTGCATAATTTCTTCGATCTGGGGGATGTTTATGGGGAGCCCTTTCTGGACCAGTTCTTTTCTGACTCCTTGCTCGTTAATATCCAGTAG
- a CDS encoding Cellulase domain-containing protein, with protein sequence MVATADSKGSYRVSERPTPQRSSCTMLRTDGSRIVNPAGETVVLKGAAIGGMLNMENFITGYSGHEHEHRAQMAEVLGEEKATYFFDRLLHHFFTDSDAAYFASLGLNCIRIPFNYRHFMDDLSPDTLKQEGFDLLDKYVNICARHNLYVVLDMHAVPGGQNQDWHSDSGIARAMFWDFKDHQDRAIQLWEALAKHYKNNPVVAGYNLLNEPADPHKNKSGYFGERLIKWYERAEKSIRAIDPDHMIFIDGNTYAMDFRAFPENPLPNAVYACHDYSMLGFPFGPQYEDTQEQRDHLRQSFERKVEFMRAKNVPIWNGEFGPVYQNEKKEGETAVATNAKRFALLKEQLNIYKETDVSWSIWLYKDIGYQGMVYVDPQSTYMQLIAPFVEKKQRLGLDFWGVANKDEAKHIYEPFLSKLKEGILPAYQNTRYPKIWTFERHFERVIRECLMSEYAGWEMAELFRGKSKEELEELASCFSFEKCVKRDALTEILSLDSLDAVKSKGA encoded by the coding sequence ATGGTTGCGACCGCAGACAGCAAGGGCTCTTACAGGGTCTCTGAGAGACCAACCCCTCAGAGATCTTCTTGCACTATGCTGCGAACAGATGGAAGCCGCATCGTCAACCCGGCGGGTGAGACTGTCGTTCTCAAGGGCGCTGCTATTGGTGGCATGCTCAACATGGAGAACTTCATCACCGGTTACTCTGGacatgagcatgagcatcGCGCTCAAATGGCTGAGGTTCTcggagaggagaaggccaCATACTTCTTTGACAGACTTCTTCACCATTTCTTTACCGACTCAGATGCCGCCTACTTTGCCTCTCTGGGCTTGAACTGTATCCGAATTCCCTTCAACTACCGACACTTTATGGATGACCTTAGCCCCGACACACTCAAGCAGGAGGGCTTCGATCTGCTGGATAAATATGTCAACATCTGCGCTCGACACAACCTTTATGTCGTTCTCGACATGCACGCTGTTCCCGGAGGCCAGAACCAGGACTGGCACAGCGACTCTGGCATTGCGCGAGCCATGTTCTGGGACTTTAAGGACCACCAAGACCGTGCGATCCAGCTGTGGGAGGCTTTGGCCAAGCACTACAAGAACAACCCCGTGGTGGCCGGTTATAACCTTCTCAATGAGCCTGCCGACCCTCACAAGAACAAGTCGGGATACTTTGGTGAGAGGCTGATCAAGTGGTACGAGCGCGCCGAGAAGAGCATCCGAGCTATCGACCCCGACCACATGATCTTTATCGACGGCAACACTTACGCCATGGACTTCCGAGCTTTCCCTGAGAACCCTCTTCCCAATGCTGTGTATGCTTGCCACGACTATAGCATGCTTGGTTTCCCATTCGGACCTCAGTATGAAGATACCCAGGAGCAGAGAGACCACCTACGCCAAAGCTTTGAGCGAAAGGTCGAGTTTATGAGGGCTAAGAACGTGCCTATCTGGAACGGAGAGTTTGGTCCGGTGTATCagaatgagaagaaggagggagaAACAGCTGTTGCGACCAACGCCAAGCGATTCGCACTTCTGAAGGAACAACTTAACATTTACAAGGAGACCGACGTTAGCTGGTCTATCTGGCTTTATAAGGATATCGGTTACCAAGGCATGGTCTATGTCGACCCTCAGTCAACATACATGCAACTCATCGCTCCCTTcgtggagaagaagcaacgACTCGGTCTCGACTTCTGGGGCGTCGCAAACAAGGACGAGGCAAAGCACATCTACGAGCCTTTCCTCTCGAAGCTCAAGGAAGGCATCCTGCCCGCCTACCAGAACACGAGATATCCCAAGATCTGGACCTTTGAGCGACACTTTGAGCGAGTCATCCGTGAGTGCCTGATGAGCGAGTACGCGGGCTGGGAGATGGCGGAGCTGTTTAGGGGAAagagcaaggaggagcttgaggagctcgcgAGCTGCTTTTCGTTTGAGAAGTGTGTTAAGAGGGATGCTTTGACTGAGATTCTTAGCTTGGATTCTTTAGATGCGGTTAAGAGCAAGGGTGCTTAG
- a CDS encoding Zn(2)-C6 fungal-type domain-containing protein, giving the protein MTPPKQAEQMDETSVDRDRPPGKRPAARGTAFYPRKRANAACQVCRARKTKCDNRKPSCSYCLSVGATCIQSPVDLSAFDPASLKILERLDELERLIKEPRAEQGLGNEAVNAPQQTFCQNEEMQSSSSSPARPIGDLNDIPLRSILPEKMESLLIWSVLAQHSPQESLQASPAQPRDSYSPGCSPLSGIVDMDTQSVKMLLDNFFTHVHCKNPILEETATRQLVTSTIMEGIDWSANSCLALLICALGKVATPLGPSLGSKPDTANYLEAQKLFHAAQKRIGTLMTQSDIIGAQCFFLSGVFLMCNFQPFEAWRFFSQALAACQMLPFLQRAHRGVSSGLDIVQPEADETQQEAIYWSSWKSEHELRSALMLPDFNKSHHSSSNLYPPFFPTPPHPLDSNKTTDSDRQRASWLFYLAEISLRRLHSRIANEILELHCSSASNLDFLRDLAARVPDYETQAHQWAGSLPPELCLSRPPTEDNVCTFVLRGHLVNFFETIYWAFVMAHFNALERGLLLDLPGKEYADKGLEYHVIRVQVNEVGLLHRHHGTWLMIRACIRSAGILLGGRVLGATMPRGWHEAVQKIMYLLSSWEDEAPELSARRAFLQGVMMSFDS; this is encoded by the coding sequence ATGACTCCACCGAAACAAGCTGAACAGATGGACGAGACCTCGGTAGACAGAGATCGCCCCCCTGGCAAGAGGCCGGCAGCTCGCGGAACTGCCTTTTACCCGCGCAAGAGGGCCAACGCCGCCTGTCAGGTCTGCCGAGCTAGAAAGACGAAATGCGATAATCGAAAGCCATCGTGCTCATACTGCCTCAGCGTCGGCGCGACGTGCATACAGTCACCTGTCGACCTCTCCGCTTTTGACCCCGCAAgtctcaagatcctcgaaCGGTTAGATGAGCTAGAGAGGCTGATCAAAGAGCCGCGTGCCGAGCAGGGGCTGGGAAATGAAGCTGTCAATGCTCCTCAACAAACGTTTTGTCAGAATGAAGAGATGCAATCGTCTTCGAGTTCACCTGCCAGACCTATTGGTGATCTCAATGATATCCCTCTGAGGAGCATTCTTCCGGAAAAGATGGAGAGTCTGCTTATTTGGTCCGTCCTCGCTCAGCACTCGCCTCAGGAGAGCCTTCAAGCTTCCCCTGCCCAGCCACGGGACTCGTACTCCCCTGGATGCAGCCCACTGAGTGGAATCGTCGACATGGACACGCAGAGCGTGAAAATGCTTCTAGACAACTTCTTCACACACGTGCACTGCAAAAACCCCATACTCGAGGAGACGGCAACTCGGCAGCTCGTCACGAGCACCATCATGGAAGGCATAGACTGGTCGGCAAACTCGTGCCTGGCCCTGCTCATCTGCGCGCTGGGAAAGGTTGCCACTCCCCTGGGACCGAGCCTTGGGTCTAAGCCGGATACAGCAAACTATCTCGAGGCCCAGAAGCTGTTCCACGCGGCGCAGAAGAGGATCGGGACGCTCATGACGCAATCGGACATAATCGGAGCGCAGTGCTTCTTTTTGTCTGGGGTGTTTCTGATGTGCAACTTTCAGCCTTTTGAAGCGTGGAGGTTCTTCTCGCAGGCTCTGGCTGCTTGCCAGATGTTGCCGTTCCTGCAGAGGGCGCATAGGGGCGTCAGCTCGGGGCTGGACATTGTGCAGCCGGAGGCTGATGAGACGCAGCAAGAGGCGATTTATTGGTCTTCGTGGAAGTCGGAGCACGAATTGAGGTCGGCGCTTATGTTGCCGGATTTTAACAAGTCTCACCACTCTTCGAGCAATTTGTATCCTCCCTTTTTTCCTACGCCGCCTCATCCGCTTGACTCGAACAAGACGACAGACTCGGACAGACAGCGAGCGTCATGGCTGTTTTACCTGGCTGAGATTTCTCTGCGACGGCTTCATAGTCGAATCGCTAACGAAATACTTGAGCTGCATTGTTCTTCTGCTTCTAACCTGGACTTCCTCAGGGATCTGGCCGCAAGGGTACCGGACTATGAGACACAGGCTCATCAGTGGGCCGGTAGCCTACCACCAGAGCTCTGTCTTTCAAGACCACCTACAGAAGATAATGTGTGCACTTTTGTTCTTCGCGGGCATCTCGTCAACTTCTTCGAAACCATTTACTGGGCATTTGTCATGGCTCACTTCAACGCCCTTGAGAGAGGGCTGCTGCTAGATTTGCCTGGTAAAGAGTACGCCGACAAAGGATTGGAGTATCACGTTATTCGAGTGCAAGTGAATGAAGTCGGACTATTGCATCGTCATCACGGGACGTGGCTGATGATCAGGGCGTGCATCCGCTCTGCCGGTATCCTACTCGGGGGGCGCGTGCTAGGCGCAACGATGCCCAGGGGCTGGCACGAGGCGGTGCAGAAGATCATGTACCTCCTCAGCTCATGGGAAGACGAGGCCCCAGAGCTCTCCGCACGAAGGGCGTTCCTGCAGGGGGTCATGATGAGCTTTGACAGCTGA
- a CDS encoding MFS domain-containing protein has translation MAAEDISPEGKPSFALEPKASGAEFADPKADVVNADRQAEHDLTLRQVLRHHPALIGWSFFYAIAAIGWGFDAQINGAAISVESFRRDFGYVQDGVAILPADWQSAFNLITSVGGFFSGFLCSYLCDRIGRKWSLAIGLVFATGGIFGEVFATSNASFLIAKLILGCGLGFYLTIAPLATSEIAPVVLRGIATAGVNLGIAIGQLVSNAVIKGFGERPDSWGWRGPFCTQFFFVIVLAIGLPFAPETPWYLARRGKLDEAKKSLIQLYGPSIDVEAKLAAIQTTIAEEDAARAEEASWSQCFRGTDLIRSMISIGVFVCQHLVGIVFVLGYSTYFFQLAGLAESSSFDLGVVVTACGVAGNICSWFVVNSFGRRNIFVIGMGSLTALLFLIGIMDVVPTGAAKWVQAACSVIYAFVYFATVGAMAFAVLGETCSLALKAKAMALATATQSVMGIAMNVSIPYMVNPDEGNLKGKVGFIFGGLGLLGMIWSWIFVPELKGRRYDEIDRLFELKVSPRKMGTYKLE, from the exons ATGGCAGCTGAAGACATCTCCCCAGAAGGCAAGCCCTCGTTTGCCCTGGAGCCGAAAGCCTCGGGTGCCGAGTTTGCGGACCCCAAGGCCGACGTTGTCAATGCTGATCGTCAGGCTGAGCACGACTTGACTCTTCGACAAGTCCTCCGTCACCATCCAGCACTCATTGGCTGGTCCTTTTTCTATGCCATTGCTGCCATTGGCTG GGGCTTTGATGCTCAGATCAACGGTGCCGCCATCTCGGTTGAATCATTCCGTCGTGACTTTGG ATACGTCCAAGATGGCGTGGCAATTCTCCCCGCCGACTGGCAATCAgccttcaacctcatcaccagCGTCGGCGGCTTCTTCAGTGGATTCCTCTGCTCCTATCTCTGTGACCGCATTGGCCGCAAGTGGTCCCTCGCCATCGGCCTCGTGTTTGCTACTGGCGGCATCTTTGGAGAGGTCTTTGCCACCTCCAACGCGTCCTTCCTCatcgccaagctcatcctcggttGTGGCCTTGGCTTCTACCTCACCATCGCCCCTCTCGCAACCTCCGAGATCGCACCCGTGGTTCTTCGAGGTATCGCGACGGCCGGTGTGAACCTGGGCATCGCCATCGGTCAGCTCGTTTCcaacgccgtcatcaagggtTTCGGTGAGAGGCCTGATAGCTGGGGATGGCGCGGACCCTTCTGCACACAgttcttcttcgtcatcgtccttgCTATAGGCCTTCCATTTGCACCCGAGACACCGTGGTATCTGGCTCGAAGGGGCAAGCTCGATGAGGCAAAGAAGTCTCTGATCCAGCTGTACGGCCCCAGCATTGACGTCGAAGCCAAGCTTGCCGCTATCCAGACCACCATTGCCGAAGAGGATGCTGCTCGAGCTGAGGAAGCATCGTGGTCTCAGTGCTTCAGAGGCACTGATCTCATCCGATCCATGATCAGTATCGGTGTTTTTGTCTGCCAGCATCTTGTGGGCATTGTCTTTGTCCTCGGTTACTCGACCTACTTCTTCCAGCTGGCCGGTCTCGCCGAATCCAGCAGCTTTGACCTGGGTGTCGTGGTTACAGCCTGCGGTGTGGCTGGCAACATCTGCAGTTGGTTCGTCGTCAACTCGTTTGGTCGTCGCAACATCTTTGTCATTGGTATGGGTTCGCTCACGGCGCTTCTGTTCCTCATCGGAATCATGGATGTGGTTCCTACCGGCGCTGCCAAGTGGGTGCAGGCCGCATGCAGTGTCATCTACGCCTTTGTCTACTTTGCCACAGTCGGAGCCATGGCCTTTGCTGTCCTAGGAGAAACCTGCTCTCTggctctcaaggccaaggccatggcccTGGCCACAGCCACCCAATCCGTCATGGGTATTGCCATGAACGTTTCCATTCCCTACATGGTCAACCCAGACGAGGGCAAcctgaagggcaaggtcgGCTTCATCTTTGGTGGTCTCGGTCTGCTGGGCATGATCTGGAGCTGGATCTTTGTTCCTGAGCTCAAAGGAAGACGATACGATGAGATTGATAGGCTGTTTGAGCTCAAGGTCAGCCCGAGGAAGATGGGTACTTATAAGCTGGAGTAA
- a CDS encoding HET domain-containing protein: MTIRTPLQKDEIRLLRLSSKTESASQPVITFEQVSLSDPEFPSFVALSYVWGDLEDTLPLHVSGEVIPATRNLHVILQCLSSANFDQFLWIDALCINQNDLLERAAQVALMGGIYSRASYVLAFLSPLPEPFDLGLDFLQEAARDSELHYEPSLSPHISVNGLTASSESLRDSLVSFFAAPWWTRVWTVQEYALAAKVIFQCGNRQMEGSVVLTAFRNLATHERKCCWAARRAADGNARGFLDYPSEANNGLTLFKATLRINNLNSIINAEAFGVQNLLDATSLFRTRQCSDPRDRVFGLLGLHLKDDNLQKMLPTDYTIPTALLYRNLAMAAIENSQTLDLLSHVLHRPSIRKRTSGLPSWVPDWDALMDDDYHLMYTERTDKLRHFSASKDLKLKWILHDSGLVTTHGLQFAKIAATAPGYPDPDSTTGGKQLLQKWRQLSGLPREPIAPPNGDSDESKREWAFQRSLCGNVTLSQWADHSCNHTAAYNTWHSWFTHPEPASLPEDARSTAREFDFLVQIASLGRCFFVTEDGDMAFGPESAQVDDVVVIIPGGRVPYVLRRADTPTGLEDRVPTYEFIGDAFVDCVMVGEKVEGSPTFQDMAII, translated from the exons ATGACGATACGAACTCCCCTGCAAAAAGATGAGATACGACTCCTTCGCTTGAGTTCCAAG ACAGAATCAGCCTCTCAGCCCGTCATCACCTTTGAGCAAGTCTCACTGTCAGATCCGGAGTTCCCCAGTTTTGTCGCCCTCTCGTATGTATGGGGCGACCTGGAAGATACCCTGCCACTGCACGTTTCGGGAGAAGTCATCCCAGCCACCAGAAATCTCCATGTAATTCTACAATGTCTCTCCTCGGCAAACTTTGACCAATTCCTCTGGATCGATGCTCTGTGCATAAACCAGAATGACTTGCTTGAACGTGCTGCCCAGGTAGCCTTGATGGGCGGTATTTATTCCCGCGCGTCATATGTCCTGGCGTTTCTATCTCCCTTGCCAGAGCCTTTCGATCTTGGACTGGATTTCCTTCAAGAGGCGGCTCGTGATTCGGAGCTTCACTATGAGCCATCACTTTCACCGCACATCTCCGTCAACGGCCTCACCGCCAGCTCCGAATCTCTCCGAGATTCTCTCGTTTCCTTTTTCGCCGCCCCATGGTGGACCCGAGTGTGGACCGTCCAAGAATATGCCCTGGCAGCTAAGGTCATTTTCCAGTGTGGAAACCGGCAAATGGAAGGAAGTGTAGTCTTGACGGCTTTTAGAAACCTGGCAACTCATGAGAGGAAATGTTGCTGGGCTGCGCGTCGAGCTGCTGATGGCAATGCTCGTGGATTCCTCGACTACCCTAGCGAGGCGAATAACGGGCTGACCTTGTTTAAAGCTACTCTCCGGATTAAcaacctcaactccatcatcaatgCCGAAGCATTTGGTGTTCAGAATTTGCTGGATGCCACCAGTCTCTTCCGGACGAGACAATGCTCAGATCCGCGTGATCGAGTATTTGGATTGCTGGGGTTGCATCTCAAAGATGATAACCTCCAAAAGATGTTACCGACAGATTACACCATTCCGACGGCGCTCCTCTATCGCAACCTAGCCATGGCTGCGATTGAGAACTCTCAAACGTTGGATCTTCTGAGCCATGTCTTGCATAGGCCATCCATTCGCAAGCGAACCTCTGGACTGCCAAGCTGGGTTCCAGACTGGGACGCTCTCATGGATGACGATTATCACCTGATGTACACAGAGAGAACCGACAAGCTGCGTCATTTCTCAGCTTCAAAAGATCTCAAGCTTAAATGGATTCTCCATGATTCAGGCCTCGTCACGACCCATGGCCTCCAGTTTGCCAAGATCGCAGCTACAGCCCCAGGCTATCCCGACCCTGACTCGACAACGGGAGGCAAGCAATTGTTGCAGAAATGGCGTCAACTTTCCGGCCTGCCTCGAGAACCTATAGCCCCTCCCAACGGAGACTCTGACGAGTCCAAGCGAGAGTGGGCTTTCCAACGATCACTCTGTGGCAATGTCACTCTTTCACAATGGGCAGACCATTCATGCAACCACACGGCGGCATACAATACATGGCACTCGTGGTTTACTCATCCAGAGCCTGCTTCACTACCAGAGGACGCGAGATCAACTGCTCGCGAGTTTGACTTTCTCGTTCAGATTGCTTCTCTGGGCAGGTGCTTCTTTGTGACAGAAGATGGAGACATGGCGTTTGGGCCAGAGTCGGCACAAGTAGACGATGTTGTTGTTATCATTCCCGGGGGAAGAGTTCCGTATGTGTTGAGAAGGGCTGATACTCCCACTGGTTTGGAGGATCGAGTTCCGACGTATGAGTTTATTGGCGATGCATTTGTTGATTGTGTCATGGTTGGCGAGAAGGTTGAGGGTTCTCCCACGTTTCAAGACATGGCGATTATTTAA
- a CDS encoding ATP-grasp domain-containing protein, with product MAPQDFGPKRSRERSRLYDFLKNLSLLLLSLALLPATSVVALTAYLWNRITSGTPEKPRDAEKRVTVLVTGVNMAKGLALARLFYRRGHRVIGADCYSLSPGRVSCAVDKYYRLPKPSGSSDVNLNDPYLEKLVDIAQKEEVDLWISVSDVNAAIQDAAAKEILEIRTGVKVIQFGVEHVKRLHEKDTFIEYTKTLGLTVPTTEIVGGQEEVIDFLRRHGGLEYKSGAKQYLVKPVGVDDVARFSMPLLPLASEKNTLARIDSIPFKSAKCSFIIQEFLTGPEFCTHALVIRGRVCAFVACRSADVLMHYDALPADSPLSKAMLEFTIKQAEAGGDKFTGHLSFDFLTEREDEEATQSEAEKEVTIYPIECNPRVHTATLLFNETPEIADEYLSVLSESQTQKPLSTPPLSPTNPQRYYWASQDLVELVICPLYLTLFRGTMALSEFHRSIRTFAHHLLYWKDGTFEAWDPLPGLWMMHVYWPTQFVWYMATGSVWTKLNVSTGKAFQG from the coding sequence ATGGCGCCTCAGGATTTCGGGCCGAAAAGGTCTAGGGAGAGGTCTCGCCTATATGACTTCTTGAAGAACCTTTCGCTCCTATTACTGAGCCTCGCCCTGCTTCCCGCTACCAGCGTGGTTGCGCTCACAGCCTACCTATGGAATCGAATCACTTCCGGTACTCCCGAGAAACCTCGTGATGCTGAAAAGAGAGTCACCGTCCTTGTCACTGGGGTGAATATGGCCAAGGGTCTTGCACTGGCCCGTCTCTTCTACCGTCGTGGTCATCGTGTAATTGGAGCCGACTGCTACTCTCTTTCTCCTGGGCGAGTTTCCTGTGCAGTTGACAAATATTACCGCCTTCCAAAACCTTCCGGCTCTTCCGATGTCAACCTCAATGATCCTTACTTGGAGAAATTGGTAGATATCGCccaaaaagaagaagtggaCCTTTGGATCTCCGTCTCAGATGTCAACGCCGCCATTCAGGATGCAGCAGCCAAAGAGATTCTCGAAATTCGTACAGGCGTCAAGGTCATCCAATTCGGCGTAGAGCATGTGAAAAGGCTCCATGAGAAGGACACGTTTATCGAGTACACGAAAACACTCGGTCTGACTGTTCCTACTACTGAGATTGTTGGTGGGCAGGAAGAGGTGATTGACTTTCTCAGACGACATGGAGGCTTAGAGTACAAGTCTGGTGCCAAACAATACCTTGTCAAGCCTGTgggcgttgatgatgttgcccGGTTCTCCATGCCTTTGCTACCTTTGGCCTCTGAAAAGAACACCCTCGCACGGATCGATTCCATTCCCTTCAAGTCAGCCAAATgctccttcatcatccaagaATTCTTAACCGGCCCCGAGTTTTGTACTCATGCTCTGGTCATCCGCGGTCGAGTCTGCGCCTTTGTTGCATGTCGCTCCGCCGACGTACTCATGCACTACGATGCTCTTCCCGCCGACTCTCCACTGAGCAAGGCCATGCTCGAGTTTACAATCAAGCAAGCGGAAGCAGGTGGAGATAAATTTACTGGACATTTGAGCTTTGATTTCTTGACGGAGagggaagatgaggaagcaACACAGTCAGAAGCGGAAAAGGAGGTGACGATATATCCCATCGAGTGCAACCCGAGAGTTCACACTGCAACTCTTCTCTTTAACGAGACCCCTGAGATTGCCGATGAGTATCTTTCCGTTCTATCAGAGTCTCAGACGCAAAAGCCCCTATCCACTCCTCCACTCTCGCCGACCAACCCCCAGCGCTACTACTGGGCCAGCCAAGATCTCGTAGAGTTGGTAATATGCCCCCTCTACTTGACTCTGTTTCGTGGCACGATGGCACTTTCAGAATTTCACAGATCGATACGCACTTTTGCTCATCACCTTCTGTACTGGAAGGATGGCACATTTGAGGCGTGGGATCCATTGCCTGGGCTTTGGATGATGCACGTGTACTGGCCGACACAGTTTGTTTGGTACATGGCCACGGGATCTGTGTGGACTAAACTGAACGTGAGCACTGGAAAGGCGTTCCAGGGGTAG